GAGACTAACGACTGAATAATAATGAGTCTTTGTGTTCCCCGAACAGATTAAGAAAtcactacattgttttttggtATGAGCAGATAGGAATGTTTAGTTGTATTATAGGTTCACTCAATAGTAAATAAGAGACATTTTATATGTACCGTTTTGTTCACCCATGCAGACACACGTGCCTACAGCGATGGTGGCAGGCGGTGATTTATGAGCAAATGGTGATGATTAATTCTGTTTATTCCAGCTTGGCGAGTTGGGCCAGGGCGCAGGCAaaggtggaggcggaggaggctcCGTGAGGGCGGCTGGGGGCGCGTTTGGAAAGCGAGAAGTGGCAGAAGAGGAGCGGTACTTCAGGTGAGCAACAAGGGACAGGCAGTCAGATGAGACaaaccgggtcaatgcttgccCCCACCTCCCGAAAGTTGCCGGACAGCTGTTAAAATAGGTCAAAAGACTAGACTAGAAAGGTGCTCTATGCATGTCCAAATACCATTCCAGGAAAACTACTAGACTTGATGGAACCCCACGGAGTCTAAAATCGccactggtaaaaaaaaaacccatgacattacattattattagtaACCTGCTAAAGACATTCTCCACGATTTTTGAACCCAgtttttatttactgtgttttcaCCTGcaggcagaaggagaaggagcagatggAGGCACTGAGGAAGCATCATGTGGAGGAGATTGATCACCACAAAAAGGAGATTGAGCGCCTACAAAAGGAGATTGACCGTCACAAGGGCAAAATAAGAAAGCTGAACCATGACGACTAACACTAATTTTGCCTTCCAATCCATCTGATTGCCCAGTCAATCAAAATctacattttgatttatttactgCTTGTCAAGGCCGGTCCTGAATACACGTTAtaccaataaaacaataaaactcttatattttgacatttcatgAAAGCTTTTCAACATGTCTGTGCATCTTTGTAGGCCTACTGCTTTTTGTCAAATATCAGTTGTGAGTAGGGATTTGAGCAATTCTAGTCTCTAATAATTTGGCGGAACCAGCACGAAGGCGAGATGTAGTTGTTGGAGCGCTCGCTTCGACTCAGCGCGCTTCCCGCTTTGGTAGCCGCTTTGCTCGGATGTAGCTTTCCCCTCTAGCATTGGTCGTTTGACATCCAAGCTGCATTCATACCATGCAATTGTACATCCCATATGTTTTATAATACGACTTTGGTTAATCGCAaagatttgtgtttgtatttaaagtTAGTTCGGCTACAGAACGGCTCAAACAAGAGCACTACGCGGTGGCGCGTGAACACAAAACTAACACACCCACCCCTCGGTGCCCTATTGGCCACATCTCGCGATGATTGCTGAGCGTTTGCGTTGTTCGGGCGAGCCGACGACGAGACTATAGCTGTCTGGAAATTTGTGTCGTGGTTTAGACTAACACACTATTCATACGGGATTTTTTTGTACGCGTGACAAGATCATCGTTCCACATTGTATCACACGCCACTGTTAGTGTCCCGAATTAGACTGGTAAGTTTGCCTAGCTATCTGTTTGCACCTCTTTTGAAGCgtgtgttagtgtttgtgtgtgtgtgtgagagagagagaacgctGTCTTTCTGCACAGCGAGGCCTAAAGTATGAGCTCGGCAGCAGGCCTGCAAACCAATGTCATTGTTAGCTCAAGATTGAAACCCCTTGCTCCGAAATGAGAAAAACGCACCTGCCCGTTGGGAGCTGCGCTCGTTAATAAGACGCCGTGCgtgtaaataaaaacgtgtctaaAGCTAGCTGCACGTGAAGGGGGCGGGACGGTAACGTTAGCGGTCGGTGCTCTCTGGTGACAGTGTTGTGTTACCGCGCGATAGCTGCCTATTATCTACCTCTTAACTCTTCTTTTTTAGCAAATGCATTTCCTACTCGACTGTGGTTTTAAAAACGCACTCTATTATTAATTACAGTAATAATTGTTGTGAACTTAAACGGGCCATCGACTCAATGTCCGATCACACCCATGATTGAAAACAATTTGCTTTACAGTGGtttttattcacattcattcaacatacatttttggaTCACGCTAATCGTGCTGATCCCAGTATTGCCTCTGTCCTTACATGCTCGTGTTTAGCGTGTACTGCATACGTTGTTTATCTCCAGGACGATGGCTGCGGCTGAGGTGAACGGTATCTCCGCTCctgtgaaggaggaagaagagcccaTGGATGTGACATCAACACACACGGAGAACTACCAGACGCTCGTTGATGCTGGGCTTCCTCAGAAAGTAGCCGAAAGTCTAGATAACATCTTCCAGACAGGTGGGCGGTAGTTGTTTGGACTTAAAATACCTTCAGAGATGTCACTTCTTGTACcttgagtctgaaataaagtTGATTGATTGTAGCGCAGTCTGGTAGTAAACACGCTTTGTTGTTGTAGGCCTGGTGGAGTATGTTGACTTAGACGAAAGGGCCATTGATGCACTGCGTGAATTCAATGAGGAGGGAGCGCTTACTGTGTTGCAACAATTCAAAGAGAGCGACCTGTCACATGTACAGGTAACCCATAGATCAGTTGCaggccttttcttcttttttatttttatgtcagTATACACCAAAAGTATcctaactcttttttttaatgtagaatAAAAGTGCTTTCCTTTGCGGAGTGATGAAGACttacagacagagagaaaagcaagGAAGTAAAGTACAAGAATCCACCAAGGGCCcagatgaaacaaaaataaaggtaaataaaataatgggacTGAGCTTTGTTTTGCTGAAGCTCAGAACACATAAACATTCCTCTGCAGCTAtgtatgttgtttgtttgttcaggcTCTGTTGGAGCGGACCGGATACACCCTAGATGTCACTACAGGGCAGAGAAAATATGGAGGTCCCCCGCCTGAGGATGTGTTCAAAGGAATACAACCAGGGATTGGAACTGAGGTagataaatgatatatttttgtGGTTATTTATGTCTGTGCCGCAATATCATTAAGAATCCTGCAGAACATACTGCATATTGGACATTACAAATTCTTGCACTTTTTCACCTGTTTCTCTTATTCTTCATCAGGTGTTTGTTGGGAAAATCCCAAGAGATTTGTATGAAGATGAGCTTGTTCCACTCTTTGAGTCTGCTGGTCCCATCTGGGACCTCAGGCTAATGATGGACCCTCTGTCTGGTCAGAATAGAGGGTATGCCTTTATTACCTTCTGCAACAAGGATGATGCacaaaaggctgtaaagctTGTAAGTAGAAAAGCAAggttttttgcattaaaaatcTCAAACCATATGAGAGAAGTTATAAAGCAATACTCTAGACATTCTGAAAttagtcagaactttaaaaataagacaaataaaGCTCAATGCTTTACATTACTGTTATGTGCAATGAGTTTCACAGTTTTTGGCCTCTCcatttcattttcagtgtgATAACCATGAAATACGCCCTGGCAAGTACTTGGGAGTGTGTATATCTGTTGCAAACAATCGCCTGTTTGTTGGATCAATTCCAAAGAACAAGACAAGGGAAAGTATATTGGAAGACTTTGGGAAAGTTACAGGTcagtttaaaaagagaaaatgttgtCTCCGCACCTGTTAAAAAAATCCTCAGTTATAAGAATGATAGACATGACATTGACTTAgagatgagattttttttattgcacagaGGGTCTCCAAGAGGTGATACTGTACCACCAGCCAgatgacaagaagaaaaaccGTGGCTTCTGTTTCCTGGAGTACGAGGATCACAAGTCTGCAGCACAGGCTCGCCGGCGCTTAATGAGTGGCAAGGTCAAAGTGTGGGGTAACCCCGTCACTGTAGAGTGGGCGGATCCTGTTGCTGAGCCAGACCCGGAGGTCATGGCCAAGGTTagtcttctctttctcttcaaaGGACCtgtatttaacattaacatgaaTATAGCAGTAAACAAAAATGTGCTGTAAGATATGGGTTGTG
This genomic interval from Pungitius pungitius chromosome 17, fPunPun2.1, whole genome shotgun sequence contains the following:
- the LOC119218836 gene encoding ATPase inhibitor A, mitochondrial-like isoform X1 is translated as MSRFLLGANTRRCVVSQIRRASDQLGELGQGAGKGGGGGGSVRAAGGAFGKREVAEEERYFRQKEKEQMEALRKHHVEEIDHHKKEIERLQKEIDRHKGKIRKLNHDD
- the LOC119218836 gene encoding ATPase inhibitor, mitochondrial-like isoform X2 — translated: MSRFLLGANTRRCVVSQIRRASDQLGELGQGAGKGGGGGGSVRAAGGAFGKREVAEEERYFRKTTRLDGTPRSLKSPLVKKKPMTLHYY
- the LOC119218761 gene encoding heterogeneous nuclear ribonucleoprotein R isoform X2, translated to MAAAEVNGISAPVKEEEEPMDVTSTHTENYQTLVDAGLPQKVAESLDNIFQTGLVEYVDLDERAIDALREFNEEGALTVLQQFKESDLSHVQNKSAFLCGVMKTYRQREKQGSKVQESTKGPDETKIKALLERTGYTLDVTTGQRKYGGPPPEDVFKGIQPGIGTEVFVGKIPRDLYEDELVPLFESAGPIWDLRLMMDPLSGQNRGYAFITFCNKDDAQKAVKLCDNHEIRPGKYLGVCISVANNRLFVGSIPKNKTRESILEDFGKVTEGLQEVILYHQPDDKKKNRGFCFLEYEDHKSAAQARRRLMSGKVKVWGNPVTVEWADPVAEPDPEVMAKVKVLFVRKLATAVTEELLEKTFSQFGKLERVKKLKDYAFVHFEERDSAVKAMDEMNGKELGGEDIEIVLAKPPDKKRKERQAARQTTRNSGYDDYYYYQPPRMPPPGRGRGRGGRGGYAYPSDYYGYDDYYDDYYGYDYHDYRGGYEDPYYGYEDVYSMRGRGTRPSRGGPPPPRARGAPPARGRGGYAQRGPPLGGPRGGRGGRGAPFQPQRGRGPRGARGNRGGNVGGKRKADVFNQPDSKRRQTNNQQNWGSQPIAQQPLQQGADYSGGEALRAAPVE
- the LOC119218761 gene encoding heterogeneous nuclear ribonucleoprotein R isoform X1, whose product is MAAAEVNGISAPVKEEEEPMDVTSTHTENYQTLVDAGLPQKVAESLDNIFQTGLVEYVDLDERAIDALREFNEEGALTVLQQFKESDLSHVQNKSAFLCGVMKTYRQREKQGSKVQESTKGPDETKIKALLERTGYTLDVTTGQRKYGGPPPEDVFKGIQPGIGTEVFVGKIPRDLYEDELVPLFESAGPIWDLRLMMDPLSGQNRGYAFITFCNKDDAQKAVKLCDNHEIRPGKYLGVCISVANNRLFVGSIPKNKTRESILEDFGKVTEGLQEVILYHQPDDKKKNRGFCFLEYEDHKSAAQARRRLMSGKVKVWGNPVTVEWADPVAEPDPEVMAKVKVLFVRKLATAVTEELLEKTFSQFGKLERVKKLKDYAFVHFEERDSAVKAMDEMNGKELGGEDIEIVLAKPPDKKRKERQAARQTTRNSGYDDYYYYQPPRMPPPGRGRGRGGRGGYAYPSDYYGYDDYYDDYYGYDYHDYRGGYEDPYYGYEDVYSMRGRGTRPSRGGPPPPRARGAPPARGRGGYAQRGPPLGGPRGGRGGRGAPFQPQRGRGPRGARGNRGGNVGGKRKADVFNQPDSKRRQTNNQQNWGSQPIAQQPLQQGADYSGNYGYSNDTMEFSQDSYGQQWK